A genomic segment from Nocardia cyriacigeorgica GUH-2 encodes:
- a CDS encoding ABC transporter permease — MSVATTEAGGTQLFAELPVAKLSSFAQWRALTGRIIWTMATKGELIVAIITPLVFTLGFYLPLRYVMKFQGIDYAQFVMPIIVLQTMAFTMMSNAQLSAFEALTGLSTRLQTMPIGTLVPLSARISAGVVRSVCSLTAALIYGHIIGFRFEAGWGQAILFCVFSLAISIVLSLGADALGSLTKSPESLSQALTLPTLIFGMLSCGFVPESGFPEWIRPFVRNQPISQLSFALRDMAADGVTWQVLWVPLVWLIGAGVVFAPLAVWASVRRS, encoded by the coding sequence GTGAGTGTTGCCACCACCGAGGCAGGCGGCACCCAGCTGTTCGCCGAACTGCCCGTCGCCAAGCTGTCCTCCTTCGCCCAGTGGCGCGCGCTGACCGGCCGCATCATCTGGACGATGGCCACCAAGGGTGAGTTGATCGTCGCGATCATCACCCCGCTGGTGTTCACCCTCGGCTTCTATCTGCCGCTGCGGTACGTGATGAAGTTCCAGGGCATCGACTACGCCCAGTTCGTCATGCCGATCATCGTGTTGCAGACGATGGCGTTCACCATGATGTCGAATGCCCAGCTGTCCGCGTTCGAGGCGCTGACCGGGCTCAGTACCCGTTTGCAGACCATGCCGATCGGCACGCTGGTGCCGCTGTCGGCGCGGATCTCCGCCGGTGTGGTGCGGTCGGTGTGCTCGCTGACCGCGGCGCTGATCTACGGCCACATCATCGGATTCCGGTTCGAGGCGGGCTGGGGCCAGGCGATCTTGTTCTGTGTGTTCTCGCTGGCCATCAGCATCGTGCTGTCGCTGGGCGCCGATGCCCTCGGCAGCCTGACCAAGAGCCCGGAATCGCTGAGCCAGGCGCTGACCCTGCCCACCCTGATTTTCGGCATGCTCTCCTGCGGTTTCGTGCCGGAGTCCGGGTTTCCCGAGTGGATCCGGCCGTTCGTGCGCAATCAGCCGATCTCGCAGCTGTCGTTCGCGCTGCGCGATATGGCCGCCGACGGGGTGACCTGGCAGGTGCTGTGGGTGCCGCTGGTGTGGTTGATCGGCGCGGGCGTGGTCTTCGCGCCGCTGGCGGTGTGGGCGAGCGTGAGGCGGTCATGA
- a CDS encoding ABC transporter permease, with amino-acid sequence MSSVQTSADVEMTDAPETGWNTPLPTVHARSESSLANWWTHSLIQTKRLLLVWARDPATTIQTILYPALTLLMFWIVLGDSITAATGKPSVYGTVPMITLVAAMAGAVVSALGFKTEKATGLLGRFWTMPVHRAAGLTGRLFAEAIRVLVTTLFVIAVGFCIGFRFDQGPVAALALIGIPVLFGVGFAVFVTALATLTEGVMLVNVIGIINTLLMFFNSGFVPVYAYPVWLQDVVANQPMSCAIDAMRGLSYGGPVAEPMIKTLLWTVGIVIVFAYPAVRGYRRAAETGA; translated from the coding sequence ATGAGTTCAGTGCAGACATCCGCGGACGTCGAGATGACCGACGCGCCGGAGACCGGGTGGAACACCCCGCTGCCGACCGTGCACGCGCGTTCGGAGAGCTCGCTCGCCAACTGGTGGACCCACAGCCTGATCCAGACCAAACGGCTGCTGCTGGTGTGGGCCCGCGATCCCGCGACCACCATCCAGACCATCCTGTACCCGGCGCTGACGCTGCTGATGTTCTGGATCGTGCTGGGCGATTCGATCACCGCGGCTACCGGCAAACCGAGCGTCTACGGCACCGTCCCGATGATCACCCTGGTCGCCGCGATGGCCGGCGCGGTGGTCAGCGCGCTCGGCTTCAAAACCGAGAAGGCCACCGGGCTGCTCGGCCGGTTCTGGACCATGCCGGTGCACCGGGCCGCGGGCCTGACCGGGCGTTTGTTCGCCGAGGCGATCCGGGTGCTGGTCACCACGCTGTTCGTGATCGCGGTGGGTTTCTGCATCGGGTTCCGGTTCGATCAGGGCCCGGTGGCGGCACTGGCGTTGATCGGCATCCCGGTGCTGTTCGGCGTCGGGTTCGCGGTGTTCGTGACCGCACTGGCGACCCTCACCGAGGGCGTCATGCTGGTCAACGTCATCGGCATCATCAACACCCTGCTGATGTTCTTCAACTCCGGTTTCGTCCCCGTCTACGCCTACCCGGTGTGGTTGCAGGACGTGGTGGCCAACCAGCCGATGAGCTGCGCCATCGACGCCATGCGCGGACTGTCCTACGGCGGGCCGGTGGCCGAGCCGATGATCAAGACACTGTTGTGGACAGTCGGCATCGTCATCGTGTTCGCCTACCCGGCCGTGCGCGGTTACCGGCGGGCGGCCGAAACCGGCGCCTGA